From the genome of Zonotrichia leucophrys gambelii isolate GWCS_2022_RI chromosome 24, RI_Zleu_2.0, whole genome shotgun sequence, one region includes:
- the RNF214 gene encoding RING finger protein 214 isoform X1, translating into MALEQAQGDGPDPPRLCEPGPAAPPGSGSPLSAPESPSEPGPGGDAEPAAAPGPGGDAEPGPGGAEAAGQSGAAAEEPDEEAAPARPSQNIAVQTDFKAADADVNTDQDIEKNLDKMMSERALLKERYQEVLDKQRQVENQLQVQLKQLQQRREEEMKNHQEILKAIQDVTIKREETKKKMEKEKKEFLQKEQDLKAEIEKLCEKGRRLLKEQEEKENKIASLIAEQSDEKQLWEMELDKLKNQHNEINRNILEETERAWKAEILSLESRKELLVLKLEEAEKEAELHLTYLNCACRSAPPTLETMRPKQEWEMRLNRIRMTKQSVRDQFNDHIQMVRNGTKLSSLPQIPTPTLPPPPSETDFMLTAFQPSPSLTPRLPFPIGPVPVPMVMPSADPRALSFPLLNPAMSRPNQPSPPLPASQGRSSPVVASLLGTHSPHMAPAAPIPPPPGLGGAPEFPRAQPADKLEKLLEKLLTRFPQCNKAQLTNILQQIKTARRTMAGLTMEELNQLVAAKLAEQQERAAAGAQPLGRIRAPMFSAPLPQISTPMFLPPAQVAYPGTASHTPAACKLCLMCQKLVQPGDLHPMACSHVLHKECIKFWAQTNTNDTCPFCPSLK; encoded by the exons CGGGAGCCCGCTCTCCGCCCCGGAGAGCCCCAGCGAGCCCGGGCCCGGCGGGGACGCGGAGCCCgcggccgcccccggccccggcggcgaTGCGGAGCCCGGGCCCGGCGGTGCGGAGGCCGCGGGACAGAGCGGAGCGGCGGCCGAGGAGCCCGACGAGGAGGCGGCCCCGGCCAGGCCATCGCAGAACATCGCGGTGCAG ACCGACTTCAAGGCGGCTGATGCAGATGTGAACACAGACCAAGACATTGAGAAGAACCTG GACAAGATGATGTCCGAGAGGGCCTTGCTGAAGGAGCGCTATCAAGAGGTGTTGGACAAACAGAGGCAGGTGGAGAATCAGCTGCAGGTCCAGCTTAAACAGCTCCAGCAGCGGCGGGAAGAGGAGATGAAAAACCACCAG GAGATCCTGAAAGCCATTCAGGATGTTACGATCAAGCGAGAGGAGACTaagaagaagatggagaaagaaaagaaagaattcttGCAGAAAGAGCAGGATCTCAAAGCTGAAATTGAGAAACTCTGTGAGAAAGGCAGAAG GTtgctgaaggagcaggaggagaaggaaaacaagattgCCTCTCTGATTGCAGAGCAGTCTGATGAGAA gcagctgtgggagaTGGAGCTGGACAAGCTGAAGAACCAGCACAATGAAATCAACAGGAACATTCTCGAGGAGACAGAGCGGGCCTGGAAGGCAGAG ATCCTGTCCCTGGAGAGCcggaaggagctgctggtgttGAAACtagaagaagcagaaaaagaagcagagcTACACCTCACCTACCTCAA CTGTGCTTGCAGGTCTGCACCGCCCACGCTGGAGACCATGAGGCCAAAGCAGGAGTGGGAGATGAGGCTCAACAGGATACGTATGACCAAGCAGAGTGTCCGA GATCAGTTCAATGACCACATCCAGATGGTGAGGAATGGCACAAAGCTGAGCAGCCTCCCCCAGATCCCAACACCAACGCTGCCTCCTCCACCTTCAGAA acAGATTTCATGCTGACGgcattccagcccagcccctccctgaCCCCCCGGCTGCCCTTCCCCATCGGGCCCGTGCCCGTCCCCATGGTCATGCCCAGCGCCGATCCCCGGGCTCTGTCCTTCCCCCTGCTGAACCCCGCCATGTCCAGGCCCAACCAgccctccccacccctgcccgcctcccagggcaggagcagcccggTGGTGGCATCGCTGctgggcacccacagcccccacatGGCGCCCGCTGCCCCCATCCCTCCTCCGCCCGGCCTGGGCGGTGCCCCCGAGTTCCCCCGGGCCCAGCCGGCCGACaagctggagaagctgctggagaagctgctcaCCCGCTTCCCTCAGTGCAACAA GGCCCAGCTGACCAACATCCTGCAGCAGATCAAGACTGCCCGCAGGACCATGGCCGGCCTGACCATGGAGGAGCTGAACCAGCTGGTGGCAGCcaagctggcagagcagcaggagcgggCAGCGGCCGGTGCTCag CCTCTGGGCCGGATCAGGGCTCCCATGTTCTCTGCTCCCCTGCCTCAGATCAGCACGCCCATGTTCCTGCCCCCGGCCCAGGTCGCCTACCCAGGAACGGCGTCACAC aCCCCAGCTGCCTGTAAGCTGTGTCTGATGTGCCAGAAGCTCGTGCAGCCCGGTGACCTTCACCCCATGGCCTGCTCACACGTGCTGCACAAGGAG TGCATCAAATTCTGGGCACAAACCAACACGAATGACACTTGCCCCTTTTGCCCAAGCCTCAAATGA
- the BACE1 gene encoding beta-secretase 1 encodes MAPAWPWLLLWLGVVRALPAPPRIRLPLRGGAAPPSGLRQRRAPLDAEPDSSGSFVDMIDNLRGKSGQGYYVEMTVGSPPQKLNILVDTGSSNFAVGAAPHPFLRRYYQRQLSSTYRDLRKGVYVPYTQGKWEGELGTDLVTIPHGPNVTVRANIAAITESDKFFINGSNWEGILGLAYAEIARPDDSLEPFFDSLVKQTRVPNIFSLQLCGTGFSPNETEAVASVGGSMIIGGIDRSLYVGDIWYTPIRKEWYYEVIIVKLEVNGQDLNMDCKEYNYDKSIVDSGTTNLRLPKKVFEAAVKSIKTASSTEKFPDGFWLGEQLVCWQVGTTPWHIFPVLSLYLMGEATNQSFRITILPQQYLRPVEDVATSQDDCYKFAISQSSTGTVMGAVIMEGFYVVFDRARKRIGFAVSACHVHDEFRTAAVDGPHLHSNMEDCGYNIPQTDESTLMTIAYVMAAICALFMLPLCLMVFQWRCFRCLRRDHDDFADDISLLK; translated from the exons ATGGCGCCCgcctggccctggctgctgctgtggctgggcgTCGTGCGCgccctcccggccccgccgcgcatCCGCCTGCCGCTgcggggcggcgcggccccgccgtcGGGGCTCCGGCAGCGCCGGGCGCCGCTGGACGCCGAGCCCGACAGCTCCGGCAGCTTCGTGGACATGATCGACAACCTGCGGGGCAAGTCGGGGCAGGGCTACTACGTGGAGATGACGGTGGGCAGCCCCCCGCAGAAG ctgAATATCCTGGTGGACACAGGGAGCAGTAACTTCGCTGTGGGAGCTGCACCACACCCCTTCCTCCGGAGATACTACCAGCGGCAGCT GTCCAGCACCTACCGTGACCTGCGGAAGGGGGTGTATGTGCCCTACACCCAGGGCAAGTgggaaggggagctgggcaCTGACCTTGTCACCATCCCCCACGGCCCCAACGTCACTGTCAGAGCCAACATCGCTGCCATCACGGAGTCTGACAAATTCTTCATCAACGGCTCCAACTGGGAAGGGATCCTGGGGCTGGCGTATGCCGAGATTGCCCGG CCCGACGACAGCCTGGAGCCCTTCTTTGACTCCCTGGTGAAGCAGACGCGGGTGCCCAACAtcttctccctgcagctgtgcgGGACAGGCTTCTCTCCCAACGAGACAGAGGCCGTGGCCTCGGTGGGAGGCAGCATG ATCATCGGGGGCATCGACCGCTCGCTGTACGTGGGTGACATCTGGTACACCCCCATCCGCAAGGAGTGGTACTACGAGGTCATCATCGTCAAGCTGGAGGTCAACGGGCAGGACCTGAACATGGACTGCAAGGAG TACAACTACGACAAGAGCATTGTGGACAGCGGGACCACCAACCTCAGGCTGCCGAAGAAGGTGTTTGAGGCTGCGGTGAAATCCATCAAAACAGCATCTTCG ACGGAGAAGTTCCCAGACGGCTTctggctgggggagcagctggtTTGCTGGCAGGTCGGCACCACCCCCTGGCACATCTTCCCGGTGCTGTCCCTCTACCTGATGGGGGAGGCCACCAACCAGTCCTTCCGGATCACCATCCTGCCccag caatACCTGCGCCCGGTGGAGGACGTGGCCACCTCTCAGGACGACTGCTACAAGTTTGCCATCTCCCAGTCCTCCACGGGCACCGTCATGGGCGCCGTGATCATGGAGGGTTTCTACGTGGTGTTTGACCGCGCCCGCAAGCGCATCGGCTTCGCTGTCAGCGCCTGCCACG TGCACGACGAGTTCCGGACGGCGGCGGTGGACGGGCCCCACCTGCACTCCAACATGGAGGACTGCGGCTACAACATCCCGCAGACGGACGAGTCCACGCTGATGACCATCGCCTACGTCATGGCGGCCATCTGCGCCCTCTTCATGCTGCCCCTGTGCCTCATGGTGTTCCAGTGGCGCTGCTTCCGCTGCCTGCGGCGGGACCACGACGACTTTGCCGACGACATCTCCCTGCTGAAGTGA
- the RNF214 gene encoding RING finger protein 214 isoform X2 has protein sequence MALEQAQGDGPDPPRLCEPGPAAPPGSGSPLSAPESPSEPGPGGDAEPAAAPGPGGDAEPGPGGAEAAGQSGAAAEEPDEEAAPARPSQNIAVQTDFKAADADVNTDQDIEKNLDKMMSERALLKERYQEVLDKQRQVENQLQVQLKQLQQRREEEMKNHQEILKAIQDVTIKREETKKKMEKEKKEFLQKEQDLKAEIEKLCEKGRRLLKEQEEKENKIASLIAEQSDEKQLWEMELDKLKNQHNEINRNILEETERAWKAEILSLESRKELLVLKLEEAEKEAELHLTYLKSAPPTLETMRPKQEWEMRLNRIRMTKQSVRDQFNDHIQMVRNGTKLSSLPQIPTPTLPPPPSETDFMLTAFQPSPSLTPRLPFPIGPVPVPMVMPSADPRALSFPLLNPAMSRPNQPSPPLPASQGRSSPVVASLLGTHSPHMAPAAPIPPPPGLGGAPEFPRAQPADKLEKLLEKLLTRFPQCNKAQLTNILQQIKTARRTMAGLTMEELNQLVAAKLAEQQERAAAGAQPLGRIRAPMFSAPLPQISTPMFLPPAQVAYPGTASHTPAACKLCLMCQKLVQPGDLHPMACSHVLHKECIKFWAQTNTNDTCPFCPSLK, from the exons CGGGAGCCCGCTCTCCGCCCCGGAGAGCCCCAGCGAGCCCGGGCCCGGCGGGGACGCGGAGCCCgcggccgcccccggccccggcggcgaTGCGGAGCCCGGGCCCGGCGGTGCGGAGGCCGCGGGACAGAGCGGAGCGGCGGCCGAGGAGCCCGACGAGGAGGCGGCCCCGGCCAGGCCATCGCAGAACATCGCGGTGCAG ACCGACTTCAAGGCGGCTGATGCAGATGTGAACACAGACCAAGACATTGAGAAGAACCTG GACAAGATGATGTCCGAGAGGGCCTTGCTGAAGGAGCGCTATCAAGAGGTGTTGGACAAACAGAGGCAGGTGGAGAATCAGCTGCAGGTCCAGCTTAAACAGCTCCAGCAGCGGCGGGAAGAGGAGATGAAAAACCACCAG GAGATCCTGAAAGCCATTCAGGATGTTACGATCAAGCGAGAGGAGACTaagaagaagatggagaaagaaaagaaagaattcttGCAGAAAGAGCAGGATCTCAAAGCTGAAATTGAGAAACTCTGTGAGAAAGGCAGAAG GTtgctgaaggagcaggaggagaaggaaaacaagattgCCTCTCTGATTGCAGAGCAGTCTGATGAGAA gcagctgtgggagaTGGAGCTGGACAAGCTGAAGAACCAGCACAATGAAATCAACAGGAACATTCTCGAGGAGACAGAGCGGGCCTGGAAGGCAGAG ATCCTGTCCCTGGAGAGCcggaaggagctgctggtgttGAAACtagaagaagcagaaaaagaagcagagcTACACCTCACCTACCTCAA GTCTGCACCGCCCACGCTGGAGACCATGAGGCCAAAGCAGGAGTGGGAGATGAGGCTCAACAGGATACGTATGACCAAGCAGAGTGTCCGA GATCAGTTCAATGACCACATCCAGATGGTGAGGAATGGCACAAAGCTGAGCAGCCTCCCCCAGATCCCAACACCAACGCTGCCTCCTCCACCTTCAGAA acAGATTTCATGCTGACGgcattccagcccagcccctccctgaCCCCCCGGCTGCCCTTCCCCATCGGGCCCGTGCCCGTCCCCATGGTCATGCCCAGCGCCGATCCCCGGGCTCTGTCCTTCCCCCTGCTGAACCCCGCCATGTCCAGGCCCAACCAgccctccccacccctgcccgcctcccagggcaggagcagcccggTGGTGGCATCGCTGctgggcacccacagcccccacatGGCGCCCGCTGCCCCCATCCCTCCTCCGCCCGGCCTGGGCGGTGCCCCCGAGTTCCCCCGGGCCCAGCCGGCCGACaagctggagaagctgctggagaagctgctcaCCCGCTTCCCTCAGTGCAACAA GGCCCAGCTGACCAACATCCTGCAGCAGATCAAGACTGCCCGCAGGACCATGGCCGGCCTGACCATGGAGGAGCTGAACCAGCTGGTGGCAGCcaagctggcagagcagcaggagcgggCAGCGGCCGGTGCTCag CCTCTGGGCCGGATCAGGGCTCCCATGTTCTCTGCTCCCCTGCCTCAGATCAGCACGCCCATGTTCCTGCCCCCGGCCCAGGTCGCCTACCCAGGAACGGCGTCACAC aCCCCAGCTGCCTGTAAGCTGTGTCTGATGTGCCAGAAGCTCGTGCAGCCCGGTGACCTTCACCCCATGGCCTGCTCACACGTGCTGCACAAGGAG TGCATCAAATTCTGGGCACAAACCAACACGAATGACACTTGCCCCTTTTGCCCAAGCCTCAAATGA